Proteins co-encoded in one Actinomycetota bacterium genomic window:
- a CDS encoding Fic family protein, with amino-acid sequence MLSTSTSAVAAGELPSRSRFFRYPWPHDNFLHRHVRECFPGMTRTTTTPWPTARGSVFFNDVAPASTLSRAVASGRIRRLAAGIYTADLTTPPELLVDGNRWEILARIAPDAIVADRSAANNGLPVDGFLFIISDERHRDIVLPGLTIVPRPGAPAFDDDPPWPSGLRITSDARTLVDNLALSMTRAGRPARTMGRAEIEEWLVRKVQLRPDGWLQSVRDRGIEIVEAIGHAERRRPLEDLIGAVAGTRPIRQGAAALLVARTGGREWDPSRLDRFRQLADALTAPSPELGLPEALPPPPGDLDGTLPFFEAYFSNFIEGTEFTIDEAEQIIRSGDVPASRPEDAHDILGTYRIVSDPVGRAAVPADAEEFLNLLTLRHSAVMSGRPSKRPGLFKERANQAGSYVFVDHSLAEGTLVEGFKLGQRLPPGFARAAFQLFLVSEVHPFDDGNGRVARAAMCAELSAVGQSRIIIPIVFRNEYLTALRVLSRNGRTDVLIKVLAHAWRWTAAMPWDDRSATLGRLTATHALVDSTDAEQSGVRLDLP; translated from the coding sequence TTGCTCAGCACATCTACTTCAGCCGTCGCCGCAGGAGAGCTGCCTTCTCGGAGCAGATTCTTCCGTTATCCTTGGCCTCATGACAATTTCTTGCATCGGCACGTGCGGGAGTGTTTCCCCGGGATGACACGGACGACTACCACCCCGTGGCCAACGGCCCGTGGATCGGTCTTCTTCAACGACGTCGCACCTGCGTCGACCCTGTCTCGTGCGGTTGCATCGGGTCGGATCCGTCGGCTCGCGGCCGGAATCTACACCGCGGATCTCACCACCCCACCCGAACTTCTCGTCGACGGGAACCGTTGGGAGATCCTGGCCCGGATCGCGCCTGATGCCATCGTGGCCGATCGCTCAGCGGCGAACAACGGGCTCCCGGTCGACGGCTTCCTGTTCATCATCTCCGACGAGCGCCATCGGGACATCGTCCTTCCGGGGCTGACCATCGTTCCACGTCCTGGGGCTCCCGCATTCGATGACGATCCGCCCTGGCCTTCGGGCCTGCGGATCACCTCCGACGCACGGACCCTCGTGGACAACCTCGCACTCTCGATGACCCGCGCAGGCCGCCCGGCGCGAACGATGGGTCGAGCCGAGATCGAGGAGTGGCTCGTCCGCAAGGTGCAACTCCGACCGGACGGCTGGCTCCAGTCCGTTCGTGATAGGGGGATCGAGATCGTGGAGGCTATCGGCCACGCCGAACGTCGGCGACCGCTTGAGGATCTCATCGGCGCCGTGGCCGGGACCCGCCCTATCCGGCAGGGCGCCGCCGCCCTCCTCGTCGCCCGTACGGGCGGCCGGGAATGGGATCCCTCCCGCCTGGATCGGTTCAGACAGCTCGCGGACGCGCTCACCGCGCCCTCCCCGGAGCTCGGCCTTCCCGAAGCCCTGCCGCCTCCGCCCGGCGACCTGGATGGAACGCTGCCGTTTTTCGAGGCGTACTTCTCGAACTTCATCGAAGGAACCGAGTTCACGATCGACGAAGCGGAGCAGATCATCCGTTCGGGCGACGTCCCGGCGAGCAGGCCCGAGGACGCGCACGACATCCTGGGCACCTATCGGATCGTGTCCGATCCAGTCGGCCGAGCCGCCGTGCCTGCCGACGCCGAGGAATTCCTCAATCTCCTGACGCTCCGTCACTCAGCCGTCATGAGCGGTCGGCCGAGCAAGCGACCTGGTCTGTTCAAGGAGCGTGCCAACCAGGCCGGCTCCTACGTATTCGTGGACCACAGCCTGGCGGAAGGAACCCTTGTCGAAGGCTTCAAGCTGGGACAGCGGCTGCCCCCCGGCTTCGCGCGGGCAGCCTTCCAGCTCTTTCTCGTCTCCGAGGTCCATCCCTTCGACGACGGGAACGGGCGCGTGGCCCGAGCCGCAATGTGTGCGGAGCTGTCCGCCGTGGGGCAGTCCCGGATCATCATTCCGATAGTTTTCCGGAACGAATACCTCACGGCGCTTCGGGTGCTCTCCCGCAATGGGCGAACGGATGTCCTGATCAAGGTCCTGGCCCATGCGTGGCGTTGGACCGCGGCGATGCCGTGGGACGATCGGAGTGCGACTCTCGGCAGATTGACGGCAACGCATGCGCTGGTCGACTCGACGGACGCCGAGCAGTCTGGGGTGCGCTTGGATCTGCCATGA
- a CDS encoding HAD-IB family hydrolase → MTPSKPSQPPREAAFFDLDKTLLPGAALFPLAREMYRQGVFTNRDIARIASDQLLYRLSGKEDKERMRRAREATLGAVKGRAKTDVEAMGRLVVERELLPRFYPQAVELMNRHKRAGREVYISSSSPEDFLSLLAAEFGIDGVIGTKAAVADGVYTGHLEGELCSREEKARRVKELADARGIDLLRSYAYSDSVNDLPLLQLVGNPVAMNPDRALLRVARANGWQVIDLRVARRRTLLGSAVGATAAAAAAAGYAAGYAAARSPLRREPADSS, encoded by the coding sequence ATGACTCCCTCGAAACCGTCCCAGCCGCCCCGGGAGGCCGCGTTCTTCGACCTCGACAAGACGCTCCTGCCGGGCGCGGCCCTGTTCCCCTTGGCTCGGGAGATGTACCGGCAGGGCGTGTTCACCAATCGCGACATCGCGCGGATCGCCTCGGACCAGCTGCTCTACCGCCTGTCGGGCAAGGAGGACAAGGAACGAATGCGGCGGGCCCGGGAGGCCACGCTCGGCGCCGTGAAGGGACGGGCCAAGACGGACGTCGAGGCCATGGGCCGCCTGGTGGTGGAGCGGGAGCTGCTGCCTCGCTTCTACCCCCAGGCCGTGGAGCTCATGAACCGGCACAAGCGGGCGGGACGGGAGGTCTACATCTCCTCGTCGTCTCCGGAGGACTTCCTGTCCCTTCTGGCCGCCGAGTTCGGGATCGACGGCGTGATCGGCACGAAGGCCGCGGTCGCCGACGGGGTCTACACCGGGCACCTGGAGGGCGAGCTGTGCAGCCGGGAGGAGAAGGCCCGGCGGGTGAAGGAGCTCGCCGACGCGCGCGGCATCGACCTGCTCCGCTCCTACGCGTACTCGGACTCCGTCAACGACCTGCCGCTGCTCCAGCTGGTGGGGAACCCCGTGGCGATGAACCCCGACCGCGCGCTGCTGCGGGTGGCCCGGGCCAACGGGTGGCAGGTGATCGACCTCCGGGTGGCCAGGCGGCGCACGCTGTTGGGTTCCGCGGTGGGCGCCACCGCGGCCGCGGCGGCGGCCGCCGGTTACGCGGCGGGCTACGCGGCCGCCCGGAGCCCGTTGCGGCGAGAGCCGGCCGACAGCAGCTGA
- a CDS encoding dihydrofolate reductase family protein: MRKLIVSTFLTLDGVMQAPGGPEEDDSGGFAFGGWSVNYWDEQMRQIMTEAMSVPFDLLLGRKTYDIFAGYWPTAPEEAGAKPLNDATKYVASRGHRTLEWGPSVLIEGDAAEGVAAIKKEDGPELQVHGSGNLIQTLMRDHLVDEYRLWVFPLVIGSGKRLFSDGTIPAGLKLLDSKVSTTGVVIGTYEPAGEIVTGSF; encoded by the coding sequence ATGAGAAAGCTGATCGTGAGCACCTTCTTGACCCTCGACGGGGTCATGCAGGCACCGGGAGGACCTGAAGAGGACGACAGCGGCGGCTTCGCGTTCGGTGGCTGGTCGGTGAACTACTGGGACGAGCAGATGCGTCAGATCATGACCGAGGCGATGAGCGTGCCGTTCGATCTCCTGCTGGGACGCAAGACCTATGACATCTTCGCGGGCTATTGGCCAACCGCACCGGAGGAGGCCGGCGCCAAACCATTGAACGACGCCACCAAGTACGTCGCGTCGCGCGGCCATCGCACGCTGGAGTGGGGACCCTCGGTCCTGATCGAGGGTGATGCGGCCGAAGGTGTCGCCGCGATCAAGAAGGAAGACGGACCGGAGCTTCAGGTGCATGGCAGCGGGAACCTGATCCAGACGCTGATGCGCGACCACCTCGTCGACGAGTACCGCTTGTGGGTCTTTCCCCTCGTCATCGGGTCAGGGAAACGGCTGTTCTCTGACGGCACCATCCCTGCCGGGCTGAAGCTCCTGGACAGCAAGGTCTCTACCACCGGAGTCGTGATCGGGACGTACGAACCCGCAGGGGAGATCGTCACAGGGTCGTTCTAG